ATGGTGCGCTGAACTTTCCTTACCGAAGATTTCAAGTCTCCGAAACGGTACGTCAGGCTCAGGCGGAAAGTGCGCATCGGGTTTTGAAAATTCATTTTCTGAACGAATCCTTCACCCGTTGTTGTCAGCTTGAAATCGCGGTACTTGTGAAAGGGAGTGGTTGTATTAAGGGAAACATCCAGCTTTTTGTTAAAGAAACTTTTCATGGCGCTGAACGAATAGAAATAAAAGGCCGATTGGGTAGTTTGCAGTTGTATGTTGCTCGTAAATATTCCTCCGTTTGCACTCAGCCTCACGTCTTTGGGCAATGTGAATGTTATCCCTCCGAAACCGCGACCCGAAAATCCGCTGTTCCTTACCCCGGCATTCTCCGTGCTTTGAATATCGGTATAACTGAGGGAGCCGTTCACGTTCATCCGGATAACGGGTGTGGGTGTCCAGCTGGCATATCCATCCAGTCCCACCGACTGATTCCGACCAATATTCCGGTACGTATTGTTGGTAACACCGTCTGCATCTACGAAAATGTAGGGAGTGATGGCGTTTTGGGTAAACGAATAGCTAAGCGTGGCGTTGAAGTTCACTTTTTGTGAAAAAGAACCGTAATTGATATTAAGATTATGGGTCTGTTCCGCGTCCAGGTTAGGATTTCCGTAACGGATGTTGTTGGGATCAGAATCGTTTATATAGGGATTCAGGTACCAGATACCCGGGCGTGAAATCCGCATATTGTAACCCCACCGCAGGGTTTTCGTCATTCCCAACTGATAGGAGAAAGCGGCAGAAGGAACCATATCGAAGAAATCGGAATGTACAACCGTAACGGTTTGCACGCTCATAAAATGTATCTTCTGGGCAGTGTTTTCTCCCCGAAGCCCCAGCTTCAAACCGAATTTTCCAGCTTTTAATCCGTATCCGGCATATCCCGATGCAATCCGTTGTTCGTGGTCGAGGTCATTCTTACGGCTTTTATCCTCTTCCCATTGCCCTCCGTCATCCGGATTCAGGAAAGTATTGTCACCCCGGCTGGAGTTATCGCGAAATATATACTTCAATCCCACTTCTATGCTGTGTTTGTCGGTAAGAGGATTCACGTAATCGACTTGTCCAGTGTGCTCTTTACCTCCGGCATTGTTGATGCTCTTCATGCGATAGCCCTTAGGGTAAAAATAATTGACAACCTGACTGTATTCACTTTCGTACTCACTGTCGTTGGGGTTCCTCTCAAAACGGTAGGAAACAGTAAGTAACTCGCCTTTCTTTTTAAAAGTCCGCTGATAATCGGTTGTCAGTGTAAATGACCCGAAATGGTTTATCGAATTATTATTCAACAGGTACGAATAATCCCTCGCGCCTTGAGAAAGGACATCTTGTGATGAATTGGAATGAAATTTCCCCCCAAATTGTCCGACAGAAACGTTAAACAGATTCAGTGTATCAGGCTCGTAGCTAAGCTGCGTATTGTAAAACAGTCCACCTCCGTAGTTTTTGGAAGTTCCGTCCTGTGTCAACTCATTTACCGGACTTGGAGCCATTTCTTCCCGGGTAAGTGATGTTTTTGCCTCCGGCCTGTTGTGGTAAAAATAACTTCCGTTTCCGGTAAGTCCGAACTTGCCGTATTTTAACGACAGATAGGCATTGCCACCATATCCCCCAAACGTATCTCCGTTGGCTCCAACAGAACCCGAATAGCCTTCGTCTACCCGTTTATCGGTAATGATGTTTATGATTCCACCCACGCCTTCGGCATCGTATCGTGCTCCGGGATCGGTAATCACTTCCACGTCCTTTATACTGTTTGCCGGCATGCTTTTCAACACTTGCGACGGGTTGTTCGAAATCATGTTTGACGGTTTCCCGTTCAGGTATATCTTAAAGCTTGATGAACCTTTCAGCTGGATATTATCTTCACCGTCGACCGTTACCAGGGGTACCTTACGAAGCAAATCCAACACGTTAGAGGTAGATGATTCGGGATCGTCTTTGGCGCTGTAGGTAAGTTTATCGATTTCCACCTTTACCAACGGACGCTGTGCGGTTACACTGATTTCAGACAACTCGGTAGAGCTTTCCGACATTTCAATTTGCCCGAGATTGACCTGCAATTCTCCGTTTTTCACCTCCACGCTGCGGTTGAAATTATTCATCCCTACAAACTGAAACGTGAATATATAGTCTCCGGCCTGCAGCGTAGTGGTGAAATTTCCGCTGTCGTCGGTAGCAAACTTTTTGATGGATTTTTGTGGCACTGCTTTACTGGCAACCGAAACAGTGGCGTAAGGGAGTGGTTGTTTATCATTCGCACTTACCAGTTGTCCTTTCACATTAGTGCCCTCCGCATAGACCACAACGGAAGCTAGCAGGAGAATCAGTGATAATAGAGTTTGTTTCATAAAGGTACTTATTAAAATTTTAGCAAAAGTAGTTAATAAATTCAAGAGGCAACCTATAAAAGCACCCCCGTTACGATAATTTAGTAAAGGCAGTATTCTTTGATGCTTCTTTTTGCATTTTTAAACATTGGACTTGCTCTTACCCTGTTTAGACGCAATATTGTCCGGTTTTCTTACACTAATAGCGTTAATCTTGTACAATGATTACGGGGGAAAAAAAAATTCTTACTTTTGCAATTAAAAACAAAAGTCGTATGCTCAACATTATCCTCATCATACTATCGGGCATTGTCGTGGGATATTTTGCCAGAAAACTCCCGCAAGTGAAGCATGTGGGATCCGTTATAAGCCTGATCATTATGTTGCTGTTGTTTTTCCTGGGCGTTTCGGTAGGTGCAAATGAACAAGTAGTGACAAATTTCAGTACCATCGGCCTTGACGCAATGATCATTAGTTTCGGGGCGACTGTGGGAACTGTTCTCTGTGCCTGGCTGGTGTACTCGACGTTTTTCAGAAGAAAGGGTAAAAATTCATGAAGCAATCCCTTATCTATCTTCTGCTTTTTGCCCTGGGTGTCATTCTTGCTCTTTGGGGACACATCCCCGACGTGTTGCTGAAAGACGATATCTCGAAATGGATTCTTTACGGACTGTTATTTTTTGTTGGGGTACAGATAGGTTCCGGCAAAAACATGTTTACGGCCGTGAAGCGATTCGGGTTCAAGATCGCCCTAGTACCCGTTGCCACCACCGTTGGAACGTTTGCAGGAGCTGCACTAACGAGCCTTTTGCTCCCGGAAAGGAGCTTGATCGATTGCCTGAGTGTAGGGGCTGGATTTGCATACTATTCGCTATCGAGCATCCTCATCTCCGAGTTTCGTGGAGCTGAACTGGGTACGGTAGCCTTGTTGGCTAACATCATGCGTGAGTTTATTGTCCTGGTTTTTACGCCGTGGCTGGTAAAATATTTCGGAAAACTATCCCCTATTTGCGCCGGTGGCGCGACCACCATGGACACAACCTTACCCATGATCACCAAATATTCGGGATCCGACTATGTGGTTGTGGCACTTTTCCACGGAATGGTCATCGATTTTTCCGTACCTTTGTGGGTCAGTTTTTTCCTTACCTTGTAAAAGATAATGAAATCATTTTTTCTAACCATACTCTTTTTCTATGTAACGGCCAACGTATATGCAGCTATCAGGATATACCAGCTTATTCCGGCAAATGCGTGGGTCAGAATTGTCGTAATGGGTATTTTTCTGCTTGGATTTGCCAGCCTGCTTATTTTTTTCCGGTTTGGCGAGGCTATGCCTGTGGGAACTGCCGGCTTCTTCTATCGGTTCGGGACATCATGGATGATCGCCTTCCTGTATGTTTTCATGCTCATTCTCTTTGTCGATTTATTCAGGATCATCAACTGGGTTGCACCTATTGCCGACAAAGAAACTGTTCGTGGCATTTTTCATCACAACGCGCTAACTGCCGTTACAGGTTTGGGGCTTACGGCGTTGATACTTTTGTACGGTAACTGGCAATATCACAACAAAAAACGTTCTCACATAACCATCAAAACCGAAAAAATCGATAAACCGATGAGAATTGTCGGTATCAGCGATTTACACCTGGGCTACACCATTTCAAAGAAAGAGCTGAGCAGATGGGTGGAGATGATCAATGCTGAAAATCCGGACATGGTTATTATTGGCGGAGACTTGGTTGACAACCAGTTGCGACCCGTATGGATGCATTCGCTCGACAGGGAATTGCTGAAAATTAAAGCACCCTTGGGAGTCTATGCCTGTACCGGTAATCACGAATACATCTCGGGTATTAAAAACAGTGCAGATTTTTACACCCGGTCGGGAATCACGCTATTGCGTGACTCCGTGCTTCAAACGAATGGGTTAACAATCATCGGACGAGAAGATCATTCCCGGAAGAACCGAAAGACATTGCCGGAACTGATAAAAAACAGTGACAACCGGACTTTTTCTATCCTGCTCAATCATCAGCCTTACTATCTGGATGAGGCAGTGCGGGAAGGAATCGATTTTCAGTTCTCCGGACATACACATCGGGGACAGGTCTTTCCAGCTTCGTTGATAACAGATAAAATTTTCGAACTCTCTCAAGGGTATATTCAAAAGAAGAATACCCATTTCTACGTTTCTTCAGGCTTGGGCATTTGGGGCGGAAAGTTCCGCATTGGCACCCGCTCGGAGTACCTGGTACTGGATTTGGAGAATTAAATTGTTTACTTTTTTATGCGTTCACTTATCGTCGCACTCATTATACATTTCACGCTCAACATCCTTGTTTTCCTGAAGGGTTGGGATGTTTTTAAAACGAAAAAACTCCTCCGGACTTTTTGGATGGTTATTTTCGCCTTCGAACTTTTGGTGTATCTTACGGGATTTGCATTCTACCGCCATCTCCCTCCTGAAATTATCCATCCCATCCGCATGATGGGGACCAGCTGGATGCTTTTCCTGCTATACCTGGGGGGCCTGGTATTGATAGGTGACTTTCTGTACCTGGCGTCCCGGAAAAAACTCACCCGTCCCAAAGAATTATTGAACCAGCCAGCAAAGATGAAACTCACCCTCTTTCTCTCCTCCTTTGCAGTGGTAATACTCACGTTGTCTTATGGCAATTACAAATTTAACCATCCAGAGGTACGACAGGTGGATATACAGGTTGGTAAATCAGCTGGAAAAATGGACTCCGTGAGGATTGCGATGGTTGGCGACTTACATTTGGGATACCTGATCAACCGGGATGACGCACAAAGAATGGTGGATTTAATCATGGAGCAGGAACCCGATTTGATCCTTTTTGTGGGGGATATCCTCGACTCTAGCATCGAACCCGTTCAGGGACAAAGGATGGACGAGGAACTCCGGCGGCTGCAGGCGCCTCTGGGCGTATATTCCTGCACGGGCAACCACGAATACCGTTACGAAGCCGAACGAAAAATACAATGGTTGAACGATGCGGGCATAAAAATGCTGCGCGATTCGGCTGTCCTGATTGACAGCGCTTTTTATGTGGTTGGACGTGAAGATTTTGTGTTCTCCGACCGGTTGCCTTTATCCGAAATTTTGAACCGGCAAAACGTGAATGTATCAAAACCGGTCATCGTCCTGAACCACAGCCCCAACGACCTTGACGAAGAGGTCAATGCCGGAGCCGACATTGCGCTATACGGACACACCCACCACGGACAGGCTTTTCCCGGAAATATTGCCACACGCTTAGTTTTTAAAGTGGCATACGGGTATGCCCGGAAAGGGAACACACATATCTATGTAACCTCGGGACTGGGATTAGCTGGCCCGCAATACCGCATAGGCACGGTTTCGGAAGTAGTGGTATTGAATGTGAAATTTGAGAAGTAAGTTTCAAAACGTAACTTTCAGCGACAAGCCGGCAGAAGTGTTGGCCTGTCCCAGATAGTTGTGCGTATCAATAAAAGGATTCAATTCGACTTTTACAGAACTCAAGTTCCCGCGAAGATCCTGAATATACATATTGTTTACTTTTGCCACCCTTACCGCATCGACAATAGCCCATACATCGAGCGCGATGGTAGCAGCCAACCCGGTAAGCATTATCGCCACACCGGCAGGGTTTGTTTCATACTCCGTGAAAGATCCAAACTGGTTGTAGGTTGTAACTTCATCGTACGACATTAATGCTCCGGCAACAGTAATGCCTGACAGAGCTATTGAACCTCCTAAAAAAGCAAGGCCACGACCTGTTTCCCCACTAAGCATCTGTCCTAATCCCGGAATAAAGAAAGAGGCAAGCCCCATAACCGCGGGATTATTCGGATCTCCGGGTTGTGGCATGTACATTTTATAATCGTATTTTTGTTTGTTGATTTTGTAGGTTTGCGCATGCGCATTAAAAGAAAAGCATCCGAAAAGGATTAATGCTGCAACAATTAATGATTTCATAATATCGATTTTTTTTAAAAATATGCTCTTTATTGTTTTAATCCGCTAAGACGGATAATTGATTTGTATGGATTGGATAATTCTTTCTGCTGCCTGTTCTGCAACTTTATCGTCTCTTCTGCTTAAAACCATCACTTGCCAATAATTTAAATCCTTCACTATTCCTATATTTATAAAAGCAATGTGATATCCGTTCTGGGTATATGTCCCTCGCTGAATAAATCCGGGAAGGTTACGGACAGAATAACTGTCTTCTGAATATACGAAGTTGGTAACTCCTTGCATACCCTTAACTTCGTTAACTGCACCGTCAGCAGCACCTTGCATATTCAGTTCGCCAATCTCGGCTGGATTGTATTTTGCCTCAATCACCCCTACCTTAAATTGATTGTCATTGGACGTTTCAAATGTTTCCATCTTCTCCAGCATTCTTTTTATATTCTCGGGCAACGGGGGTGGTGTCGAAGATTTCAGCTCCCAGGGTGTTTCAAGAGTTAACTGATAAGTTCCGTAGGTTTTCTTTACCCATTGTTCCGAGAGTACCTTTTCATCGGTTTTTTTGTTGTTCTTAAGTGCAGTGACAGCCGCACTACCAAGCCATGAACCGACAGCCGCAAAAATTGTGGTTATTACTACGATAAGAATTTTCTCCTTCAGAGATCTCGATTTGAGTATCTTGCCTTTCTTTATCGGTATTGCGGGTGGCAATTGATCTTCTGTGAAACAGGCGTTTCGTTTAAAATCTTCAAATGTTCCGCCGGGATTTCTTCGCTGCCATTGGGTGAAATTATTGTCGAGCTTCTGTCCGCACGATGTACAGAATACCACATATTCCGATTTCATCTCGTTACGATTGCCGCAGTTGTTGCATTGTAGGTAGTGTATCATGTCGTGTTTCTTCTTTACAAATTTACAAAAATGGTATAACTTTCTCCAGTTGGACCGAGTGTGACCCTTTTAGCAGGACATAATACCCGGCTAAAGGATGTCGTTCCAACTCCTCAATCAATTGTTCCACTCGCTCAAAAACGAACGTGTTTTTCATTGTGATGCTCCCAGTTACTCCGTCGGTAAATACAGAACCAACCAGGTAAATTTTATCGAATGACTGCCCGTGCAGATAGTCCAACATTTTCCTGTGTTCAACTTCGGCTATAGGTCCCAATTCTTTCATCTCACCCAAAATGACCGCCTTAGGTAAATCGGATTTGATTTTTGAGAAAAATTCAAGCATGGCTTTCATGCTTGTGGGGTTAGCATTGTAAGCATCAATAATAAGGTCGTTGTGCTGAGTACGTTCAAATTGCGAACGGTTGTTTTTAGGCTCGTAAGCTTCGAGGGCGCTACTGATAAGCTCGGCATTGATGCCAAAATATTTACCTATGGCTGCAGCAGCCAGGGCATTATCGAGGTTATACTCTCCCACGAGATGAGTTTTCACACGGTGAGGGTGTTCAAAAAAATTCCAATCGAAATGCAAGAATGGTGTTTCAGCCGACAATGTACCCGACACAAACAAGCCAGGGTTATCACGTCCGTACAAAATCCTGTCCATTCCTTCCGATTTTTCGCTCAACGTTGAATTATCTTTGTTCACAAACACCTTGCCTTCGTGTTCACGGATAAAATCGTAAAGTTCGCATTTGGTCTTGATTACATTTTCCAACGACCCGAATCCTTCAATGTGGGCTTTTCCGATGTTGGTGATCAATCCGATATTGGGTTCGGCGATCTCACATAATTCACGGATTTCGCCTGGATGATTGGCGCCCATCTCAATGACACCAATTTCGTGCGACTTATTTATCGACAATAATGTGAGAGGCACACCGATGTGGTTATTGAAGTTTCCCTGGGTAAAAGCAACCTTAAACTCCTTGGAAAGGATGGTGGCAATCAACTCCTTCGTGGTCGTCTTTCCGTTTGTGCCCGTAATACCCACAATGGTTATCTTTAGCTTCTTCCGGTGAAAATTGGCCAACTTTTGCAAAGTTTCCAGTACATTTTCCACCACAATTACGCGAGGGTTTTCTGGTTTGTCATTTTCCCACTCATCTACAACGGCGTAAGCACAGCCTTTTTCAATGGCACTTTCGGCAAATTGGTTGCCGTTAAAGCGCTCACCTTTGAGTGCAAAGAAAATAGAATCGTGCGGACAAACCCGGGAATCGGTAGTAACTACCGGATGTTTTTTATAGATTTCGTATAATGCGGAAATTTCCATAATGTTCCTTCTGAACTTATATTTTTTTCGCCGTCTCTTTTGGGAGTGCATCTTTGTGAATAACGATGCTCAACGTTTTGTAACGAACAAAAGCTTCCGACGCATACCACACTCCATCGTAGGGCCCTGTTTTTCCCCACGAATTTTTCACCAGGTAATATTTGTTGCCGTTCTGATCGTTAGCAATGCCGTAAATATGCATGCCGTGATCGTCTGTAGTCTGATAGTTATCGTACGCCAACTGTCGCATTTCCTGCGTGATATTTTTTTCTTTCAGCACTTCAGAGCCCACCTTTCCGGCAATGGTTGAGCGTCTCTCACGTTCCGGCAAACCCAGCCATTTTGCCTGATCGGTCCCGGCATTTTCTGCTGCATTTTCATCAGGCACAATGGCTATACCCTGACGCGAAAACCCGCCTTCGCTCACATCCGATGCCCAGGCAACCGTATAACCCTTCATAATGGCATTATCGATGGCCGCCATCATTTCATCCACCGGCAGATTGTATGAATTTGCCCAACGCCAGTTGTCGGGCACTTCAAGGGGAAAAGATGCATAAAACGGATGATGCGTGAATGAAGTTATTGAAATGTAATCGTTCTGATCCAGCCCTAGAAAGTCTTTGAACGATTGCGGTGTGTAGGTCTTCCCGTTATAAGTGAACGAAGCGGGTTTTTCTTTCAGATAAGCATCCAGGATACCGCAAAATCCTTTGTTCCATACTGTTGAAACAGTATTGTTTCCGATGATTCCTTTCATATAACTACTCAATACCTTGTCCATTTCACCGTGGTCGTGGCGTTCCGCTCTGTCGATCAAACCGGTATAAGCATCATCGGGAACAATTCCGTATTCATCGAGCGTTTCTATCACATCGGCAAACGATCCACCGGGTGCAAAATTCAGGTGTCCGTGTGTCCGTACATACTTCTCGGCTTTGTCTTCGTAGTTTCTTCTTACGATATACATCTCCGAGAGGTCGAATGTACCTTTTCCTTTCCGCAATAGTTCAGATTCCAGGAAGCTCACTCCCGAAAAGCTCCAGCAGGTGCTTGTGCTTGCCTGATTTTTTACCGATGTTATAGGGTTTTCTTTAACTACAGTAAATGTGTAAACTGATTTTTGGGAGAAAAGAGAAACCGAAATAAAAAGAGCAACAACAATTAAAGTTAACTTATGCATACGACAATTTTTTGGGTTGTAATATTTAATGTACAAAGTTAACTTAAAAAGAGAGATGGGGCTTTATTTTTGGGGCAATAAATAGCTAAAAAAGCAAAAAAAACGTACCTTTGGCGAAGAATCGAAAACTGAATTTATATGAACGACCTACAACCCAAAAAGAGAAGAAGCAGGAAATGGTTCGGACGGTTTATCGGAATCATCCTGATTGCGTTCACCATATTTGTATATGTGCGTTATTATTATGTTTTTGGCACGGGCGTTAAATCAGGTGAATTGAATTACCTGGTATATAAAGGGGTGATTTTCAAGACATACGAAGGGAAACTTATCCAGACCGGATTCAGGGCAGACAAACCGGGAGGACTACAATCCAACCAATTCGATTTTTCGGTAGAAAACAAGGAGATCGCCGAAAAGTTGATGCTCTCAAGTGGGAAGAACGTACAACTGCATTACAAGGAATTTTTTGCACCCATCCCCTGGCGCGGCTACACGAAGTTCATAGTTGACAGCATCATTTCCATCGAAGATCCCCACCCCGATCTCCAGCATGAGATTGCACCGTATGTTTTAGACACGATGTAACGAGGTAATGGCTAAAAAGAAATTCTATGTAGTTTGGCAGGGTGTTCAGCCGGGAATTTACTCGTCGTGGGACGAGTGCAAGGCACAGGTGACGGGTTTTGAACAGGCCCGGTACAAATCATTTGAAACGAAGGAAGAAGCAGATGCGGCTTTCAACGACAATCCCTGGAAGCACATCGGAAAAACAGGCCCCAAAAACCGGAAAATAGCCACGTCTCAAGAAAAGTATCTTACGGAAAGTATCGCGGTGGATGCTGCCTGCAGTGGAAATCCCGGATTAATGGAATACCGGGGTGTTTTTGTCGCAGACGGAGTTGAGATTTTTCACGTTGGACCCCTGAAAGACGGCACCAACAATATCGGCGAGTTTTTAGCTATCGTTCACGCACTGGCATTGTTGAAACATAAAAACAGCAAACTGCCGATTTATTCCGATAGCGTGAATGCCATGAAGTGGGTGGTCAGAAAAAAGTGCAACACCAAGTTAGAAAAAACCAAGCATAACCAACCCATTTTCGAGCTTATCACCCGGGCCGAGAAGTGGTTATCGGAAAACACGTATGAAAACCCGGTTATCAAATGGGAAACCAACAACTGGGGGGAAATTCCGGCAGATTTTGGAAGAAAATAATCCAGCCAGCCAGCCGCCTCATCACCCGTCAATCCTCCTCTTCTTCCTCTTCTTCCGGATCAAAAGGCTTGGGCGCTTTTAGCGTTGGGAAAATACGGTGTATAT
This portion of the Petrimonas sulfuriphila genome encodes:
- a CDS encoding metallophosphoesterase; translated protein: MKSFFLTILFFYVTANVYAAIRIYQLIPANAWVRIVVMGIFLLGFASLLIFFRFGEAMPVGTAGFFYRFGTSWMIAFLYVFMLILFVDLFRIINWVAPIADKETVRGIFHHNALTAVTGLGLTALILLYGNWQYHNKKRSHITIKTEKIDKPMRIVGISDLHLGYTISKKELSRWVEMINAENPDMVIIGGDLVDNQLRPVWMHSLDRELLKIKAPLGVYACTGNHEYISGIKNSADFYTRSGITLLRDSVLQTNGLTIIGREDHSRKNRKTLPELIKNSDNRTFSILLNHQPYYLDEAVREGIDFQFSGHTHRGQVFPASLITDKIFELSQGYIQKKNTHFYVSSGLGIWGGKFRIGTRSEYLVLDLEN
- a CDS encoding ribonuclease H family protein, which codes for MAKKKFYVVWQGVQPGIYSSWDECKAQVTGFEQARYKSFETKEEADAAFNDNPWKHIGKTGPKNRKIATSQEKYLTESIAVDAACSGNPGLMEYRGVFVADGVEIFHVGPLKDGTNNIGEFLAIVHALALLKHKNSKLPIYSDSVNAMKWVVRKKCNTKLEKTKHNQPIFELITRAEKWLSENTYENPVIKWETNNWGEIPADFGRK
- a CDS encoding LysO family transporter, which produces MLNIILIILSGIVVGYFARKLPQVKHVGSVISLIIMLLLFFLGVSVGANEQVVTNFSTIGLDAMIISFGATVGTVLCAWLVYSTFFRRKGKNS
- a CDS encoding TonB-dependent receptor yields the protein MKQTLLSLILLLASVVVYAEGTNVKGQLVSANDKQPLPYATVSVASKAVPQKSIKKFATDDSGNFTTTLQAGDYIFTFQFVGMNNFNRSVEVKNGELQVNLGQIEMSESSTELSEISVTAQRPLVKVEIDKLTYSAKDDPESSTSNVLDLLRKVPLVTVDGEDNIQLKGSSSFKIYLNGKPSNMISNNPSQVLKSMPANSIKDVEVITDPGARYDAEGVGGIINIITDKRVDEGYSGSVGANGDTFGGYGGNAYLSLKYGKFGLTGNGSYFYHNRPEAKTSLTREEMAPSPVNELTQDGTSKNYGGGLFYNTQLSYEPDTLNLFNVSVGQFGGKFHSNSSQDVLSQGARDYSYLLNNNSINHFGSFTLTTDYQRTFKKKGELLTVSYRFERNPNDSEYESEYSQVVNYFYPKGYRMKSINNAGGKEHTGQVDYVNPLTDKHSIEVGLKYIFRDNSSRGDNTFLNPDDGGQWEEDKSRKNDLDHEQRIASGYAGYGLKAGKFGLKLGLRGENTAQKIHFMSVQTVTVVHSDFFDMVPSAAFSYQLGMTKTLRWGYNMRISRPGIWYLNPYINDSDPNNIRYGNPNLDAEQTHNLNINYGSFSQKVNFNATLSYSFTQNAITPYIFVDADGVTNNTYRNIGRNQSVGLDGYASWTPTPVIRMNVNGSLSYTDIQSTENAGVRNSGFSGRGFGGITFTLPKDVRLSANGGIFTSNIQLQTTQSAFYFYSFSAMKSFFNKKLDVSLNTTTPFHKYRDFKLTTTGEGFVQKMNFQNPMRTFRLSLTYRFGDLKSSVRKVQRTITNEDVLQGGSSQEGTGTGS
- a CDS encoding UDP-N-acetylmuramoyl-tripeptide--D-alanyl-D-alanine ligase, with the translated sequence MEISALYEIYKKHPVVTTDSRVCPHDSIFFALKGERFNGNQFAESAIEKGCAYAVVDEWENDKPENPRVIVVENVLETLQKLANFHRKKLKITIVGITGTNGKTTTKELIATILSKEFKVAFTQGNFNNHIGVPLTLLSINKSHEIGVIEMGANHPGEIRELCEIAEPNIGLITNIGKAHIEGFGSLENVIKTKCELYDFIREHEGKVFVNKDNSTLSEKSEGMDRILYGRDNPGLFVSGTLSAETPFLHFDWNFFEHPHRVKTHLVGEYNLDNALAAAAIGKYFGINAELISSALEAYEPKNNRSQFERTQHNDLIIDAYNANPTSMKAMLEFFSKIKSDLPKAVILGEMKELGPIAEVEHRKMLDYLHGQSFDKIYLVGSVFTDGVTGSITMKNTFVFERVEQLIEELERHPLAGYYVLLKGSHSVQLEKVIPFL
- a CDS encoding lysine exporter LysO family protein gives rise to the protein MKQSLIYLLLFALGVILALWGHIPDVLLKDDISKWILYGLLFFVGVQIGSGKNMFTAVKRFGFKIALVPVATTVGTFAGAALTSLLLPERSLIDCLSVGAGFAYYSLSSILISEFRGAELGTVALLANIMREFIVLVFTPWLVKYFGKLSPICAGGATTMDTTLPMITKYSGSDYVVVALFHGMVIDFSVPLWVSFFLTL
- a CDS encoding aminopeptidase, which codes for MHKLTLIVVALFISVSLFSQKSVYTFTVVKENPITSVKNQASTSTCWSFSGVSFLESELLRKGKGTFDLSEMYIVRRNYEDKAEKYVRTHGHLNFAPGGSFADVIETLDEYGIVPDDAYTGLIDRAERHDHGEMDKVLSSYMKGIIGNNTVSTVWNKGFCGILDAYLKEKPASFTYNGKTYTPQSFKDFLGLDQNDYISITSFTHHPFYASFPLEVPDNWRWANSYNLPVDEMMAAIDNAIMKGYTVAWASDVSEGGFSRQGIAIVPDENAAENAGTDQAKWLGLPERERRSTIAGKVGSEVLKEKNITQEMRQLAYDNYQTTDDHGMHIYGIANDQNGNKYYLVKNSWGKTGPYDGVWYASEAFVRYKTLSIVIHKDALPKETAKKI
- a CDS encoding metallophosphoesterase; its protein translation is MRSLIVALIIHFTLNILVFLKGWDVFKTKKLLRTFWMVIFAFELLVYLTGFAFYRHLPPEIIHPIRMMGTSWMLFLLYLGGLVLIGDFLYLASRKKLTRPKELLNQPAKMKLTLFLSSFAVVILTLSYGNYKFNHPEVRQVDIQVGKSAGKMDSVRIAMVGDLHLGYLINRDDAQRMVDLIMEQEPDLILFVGDILDSSIEPVQGQRMDEELRRLQAPLGVYSCTGNHEYRYEAERKIQWLNDAGIKMLRDSAVLIDSAFYVVGREDFVFSDRLPLSEILNRQNVNVSKPVIVLNHSPNDLDEEVNAGADIALYGHTHHGQAFPGNIATRLVFKVAYGYARKGNTHIYVTSGLGLAGPQYRIGTVSEVVVLNVKFEK